One stretch of Pigmentiphaga aceris DNA includes these proteins:
- a CDS encoding L-idonate 5-dehydrogenase, producing the protein MEALVIHGPGDLRVEAFETAPLGAGQLQVRVRSGGICGSDLHYYQHGGFGTIRIKHPMVLGHEVAGVIEAVGADVTGFRAGERIAISPSRPCMLCKYCQQGLQNHCLDMRYYGSAMRNPHVDGAFRQQIVIDTHQAHRLNDSVSDAEGALAEPLAVALHAVRRAGPLLGKNVLVTGCGPIGALLVIAARRAGAGYIVATDVGAFTLAKALEIGADEVVNVAETPDGLARFSADKGTFDVLFEASGNARALVGAFDALRSRGIIVQVGLGGEMTLPVNTIVAREFDLRGAFRFHEEFAVAVELLNKGLVDVKPLISATLSYRDSTQAFELAGDRSKALKVVLDFN; encoded by the coding sequence ATGGAAGCGCTTGTCATACACGGCCCCGGCGACCTGCGCGTCGAGGCATTCGAAACCGCGCCACTGGGCGCAGGCCAGCTTCAGGTCAGGGTGCGAAGCGGCGGCATCTGCGGGTCGGATCTGCACTACTACCAGCACGGTGGTTTTGGCACCATTCGCATCAAGCACCCGATGGTGTTGGGCCACGAAGTGGCGGGGGTGATCGAGGCTGTGGGTGCTGACGTCACAGGATTTCGTGCCGGCGAACGCATCGCGATCAGTCCAAGCCGCCCATGCATGCTGTGCAAGTATTGCCAGCAAGGCTTGCAAAACCATTGCCTGGACATGCGCTACTACGGCAGTGCCATGCGCAACCCCCATGTTGATGGCGCGTTTCGCCAGCAGATCGTCATCGACACGCATCAGGCGCACCGCCTGAACGATTCGGTCAGCGACGCTGAAGGTGCCTTGGCAGAACCGCTTGCGGTGGCCTTGCACGCCGTGCGCCGTGCTGGTCCGTTGCTTGGCAAGAACGTGCTGGTCACGGGTTGCGGTCCGATCGGCGCCTTGCTGGTGATTGCCGCTCGGCGAGCCGGAGCCGGTTATATCGTCGCGACCGATGTTGGCGCGTTCACGCTGGCGAAGGCGCTGGAAATCGGTGCAGATGAGGTCGTCAATGTTGCCGAAACGCCGGATGGCCTGGCGCGTTTCTCGGCCGACAAGGGCACGTTTGACGTGCTGTTCGAAGCCAGTGGCAATGCCCGTGCATTGGTGGGTGCCTTCGATGCGCTGCGTTCACGCGGCATCATCGTGCAGGTGGGCCTGGGCGGCGAGATGACCTTGCCGGTGAACACCATTGTGGCCAGAGAGTTCGATCTGCGCGGCGCGTTTCGTTTCCACGAAGAGTTTGCCGTGGCGGTCGAATTGCTGAACAAGGGCTTGGTTGACGTCAAACCCTTGATATCCGCGACGCTGTCCTATCGCGATTCGACTCAGGCTTTCGAGCTGGCGGGGGATCGGTCCAAGGCACTGAAGGTGGTGTTGGACTTCAATTGA
- a CDS encoding transketolase-like TK C-terminal-containing protein: MELPDCAGSVAATTPAAARKASAPAVPVPPIERFAAFALQANGEAMQSTMAFVRQLAALEQDPQIGQYIVPILGDAARVPDISSLFSQAGLDVAVVESGQPQVDAKPVAAEQAAAKPDSGDAQPEVTDALSAWTEAATRHWTHSQPLLPFHISSSSFGFRDVGDLMGAATDARARGFLINMASSHTHLGSECPQQRDRASHLFASTLAHCRAYHPAFAGELAVIVDHGMRRMLMAQYDEFYYLTVTDDKLVTPNLPTSAFADVIRGMHLLRSGSAREKRVQLLGSGATMREVLQAAARLENDHGIAADIWSVTSYIELARQGIDQERRWRNGNQTSVDSWIEQRLAPTSGPIVAATDHGRALPELVRAFMPPGRRYVTLGSDGVGDDDAPVKVDASDIVQASLRAVEEIVCAERSAGQRQLAAVMSLSSI; the protein is encoded by the coding sequence ATGGAATTACCTGACTGCGCTGGCTCGGTTGCCGCCACTACGCCAGCGGCGGCACGCAAGGCCTCGGCACCTGCCGTACCCGTCCCGCCCATTGAACGCTTTGCTGCGTTTGCACTCCAGGCAAACGGCGAGGCCATGCAAAGCACCATGGCCTTCGTGCGGCAACTGGCAGCGCTGGAGCAAGACCCGCAAATCGGGCAATACATCGTGCCGATTCTGGGTGATGCGGCCCGAGTGCCCGACATATCCAGCCTGTTTTCCCAAGCGGGTCTGGATGTGGCGGTGGTCGAGTCAGGCCAGCCGCAGGTAGATGCAAAACCAGTAGCCGCGGAACAAGCGGCCGCAAAACCCGACAGCGGCGACGCACAGCCTGAGGTTACCGACGCCTTGTCCGCCTGGACCGAGGCCGCGACCAGACACTGGACGCACAGTCAGCCCCTGCTGCCCTTCCATATTTCCAGCAGCAGCTTCGGCTTTCGTGATGTAGGCGACCTGATGGGAGCCGCCACCGACGCACGTGCGCGCGGATTCCTGATCAATATGGCCTCCAGTCACACCCATCTTGGCAGCGAGTGCCCCCAGCAGCGGGACCGTGCCAGCCATCTGTTCGCGTCCACGCTTGCCCACTGTCGGGCCTACCACCCCGCCTTTGCTGGCGAGCTGGCCGTGATCGTGGACCACGGCATGCGCCGCATGCTGATGGCGCAATACGACGAGTTCTATTACCTCACGGTCACCGACGACAAACTTGTCACCCCGAATCTGCCCACGTCGGCATTCGCCGACGTCATTCGCGGCATGCACTTGCTGCGCTCAGGCTCAGCCCGTGAAAAGCGGGTTCAGTTGCTGGGAAGCGGTGCCACCATGCGCGAAGTGCTCCAGGCCGCCGCGCGCCTGGAAAACGACCACGGCATTGCCGCCGATATCTGGAGCGTGACCAGCTACATAGAATTGGCGCGCCAGGGTATCGACCAGGAACGCCGTTGGCGCAATGGCAACCAGACCAGCGTGGACAGCTGGATCGAACAACGCCTGGCCCCTACATCCGGCCCTATCGTGGCGGCCACCGACCACGGACGCGCCCTGCCGGAACTGGTTCGCGCCTTCATGCCGCCCGGGCGACGTTATGTGACGCTTGGGTCGGATGGTGTCGGCGACGACGACGCACCGGTCAAGGTCGATGCCTCGGACATCGTGCAGGCCAGCCTGCGCGCGGTCGAAGAGATCGTATGTGCCGAGCGCAGCGCAGGACAGCGGCAACTGGCCGCGGTGATGTCGCTGTCGTCGATCTAG
- a CDS encoding 1-aminocyclopropane-1-carboxylate deaminase → MNLKKFPRYPLTFGPTPIQPLKRLSAHLGGKVELYAKREDCNSGLAFGGNKTRKLEYLIPEALEGGYDTLVSIGGIQSNQTRQVAAVAAHLGLKCVLVQENWVNYSDAVYDRVGNIEMSRIMGADVRLDAAGFDIGIRKSWEDAMESVRQAGGKPFPIPAGCSEHPKGGLGFVDFAEEVRQQEAELGFKFDYIVVCAVTGSTQAGMVVGFAEDGRADRVIGIDASAKPQQTFDQILRIAKNTANLVELGREITEKDIVLDTRFGGPEYGLPNEGTLEAIRLCARMEGMLTDPVYEGKSMHGMIEKVRLGEFPEGSKVLYAHLGGVPALNAYSFIFRNG, encoded by the coding sequence ATGAACCTCAAAAAATTCCCGCGCTATCCGTTGACCTTCGGACCGACGCCGATTCAGCCGCTCAAACGCCTCAGCGCCCACCTGGGTGGCAAGGTTGAACTGTATGCCAAGCGCGAAGACTGCAACAGCGGCCTGGCATTCGGCGGCAACAAGACCCGCAAGCTGGAATATCTGATCCCCGAAGCGCTGGAAGGCGGTTACGACACGCTCGTGTCCATCGGTGGCATCCAATCCAACCAGACTCGCCAAGTGGCCGCCGTTGCCGCCCACCTGGGCCTGAAGTGCGTGCTGGTTCAGGAAAACTGGGTCAACTATTCTGACGCCGTGTATGACCGCGTCGGCAACATCGAAATGTCGCGCATCATGGGCGCAGACGTGCGCCTGGATGCCGCTGGCTTCGACATCGGCATCCGCAAGAGCTGGGAAGACGCAATGGAAAGCGTGCGCCAGGCTGGCGGCAAGCCCTTCCCGATTCCGGCTGGTTGCTCCGAGCACCCCAAAGGCGGTCTGGGCTTCGTGGACTTCGCCGAAGAAGTGCGCCAGCAGGAAGCCGAACTGGGCTTCAAGTTCGACTACATCGTTGTCTGCGCCGTTACCGGCAGCACGCAGGCTGGCATGGTGGTGGGCTTTGCCGAAGACGGCCGCGCTGACCGCGTGATCGGTATCGACGCGTCGGCCAAGCCGCAGCAAACCTTCGACCAGATCCTGCGTATCGCCAAGAACACCGCCAACCTGGTGGAACTGGGCCGGGAAATTACCGAGAAGGACATTGTTCTCGATACCCGCTTCGGTGGTCCAGAATACGGCTTGCCCAACGAAGGCACGCTCGAAGCCATCCGTCTGTGCGCGCGCATGGAAGGCATGCTGACTGATCCGGTATATGAAGGAAAGTCGATGCATGGCATGATCGAGAAGGTGCGTCTGGGCGAGTTCCCCGAAGGTTCCAAAGTCTTGTATGCACACCTTGGTGGCGTACCGGCGCTGAACGCGTACAGCTTCATCTTCCGCAACGGCTAA
- a CDS encoding Lrp/AsnC family transcriptional regulator, with product MSTTKPRAQAALPAESSKETLDRTDRAILKVLQRDASISNVALAAKVNLSAPACLRRVERLKEAGFISGIVALLNPRALDVGTLVMIGVVLDRSTPDSFTNFEKAAQKVSGCLECHVVTGEFDYFMLVRTKDNDSFNKLHAEQLLYLPGVRQIRTFMVLKQVLSTTQLPI from the coding sequence ATGAGTACCACCAAGCCACGTGCGCAGGCAGCCTTGCCGGCAGAGTCGTCAAAAGAGACCTTGGACCGCACCGACCGCGCAATTCTGAAAGTGCTGCAGCGCGACGCATCGATCTCCAACGTGGCGCTGGCCGCCAAAGTGAACCTGAGCGCACCCGCGTGCCTGCGACGGGTAGAGCGCTTGAAAGAAGCGGGATTCATCAGCGGTATCGTGGCGCTGTTGAACCCGCGTGCGCTGGATGTCGGTACGCTGGTGATGATCGGTGTGGTGCTGGACCGATCAACGCCAGACTCCTTCACCAACTTCGAAAAAGCGGCGCAGAAGGTGTCCGGCTGCCTGGAATGCCACGTGGTCACTGGCGAATTCGATTACTTCATGCTGGTGCGCACCAAGGACAACGACAGCTTCAACAAGCTGCACGCAGAACAGTTGCTGTACCTGCCAGGCGTGCGGCAGATTCGCACCTTCATGGTGTTGAAGCAGGTGCTGTCTACGACGCAGTTGCCGATCTGA
- a CDS encoding family 2A encapsulin nanocompartment cargo protein cysteine desulfurase, whose translation MSIPASPPRFAELPDGVPHAPEAPIDPAVLARMATAFFSALPGQSANLDGVSAARGLPAAPPASAAALSLPQSVPPGVQAPLNVAPAGSPLVSPAGFGPNVPGTPIPQGQIPGSNLLPASPAQLPSLAHRAPALLPHAPAGNGVPDNVYSAVPAYEPRFGSGVTGVPPATSVQSYPASPETPYYFLDGFHGEPGRNQSAPAAPGNVLGGTVIRDDLVSQALRGPIDSVGPLSHAQPSSRGLPTQSVGAAGASAEPKYYFVDSVVLPSGYVTPAKPDPRGNVPQAGQSQRQPFDVNAVRRDFPVLQERVNGRQLVWFDNAATTHKPQSVIDRIAYFYAHENSNIHRAAHELAARATDAYEGARERVRHFLNAPDVNEVIFVRGTTEAINLVAKSWGAQHVGEGDEIIVSNLEHHANIVPWQQLAAAKGARLRVIPVDDSGQILLDEYRKLLNDRTKIVAVTQVSNALGTITPIKEIVELAHRAGAKTLVDGAQSVSHMRVDVQDLGTDFFVFSGHKLFGPTGIGVVWGKREVLEDMPPWQGGGNMIADVTFEKTIFQPIPNKFEAGTGNIADAVGLGAAIDYINRLGIENIGRYEHDLLVYGMKHLAEIKGVRLVGTAAEKASVMSFVLAGYSTEDVGQALNKEGIAVRTGHHCAQPILRRFGLETTVRPSLAFYNTFEEIDRLLAVVQRLSLQRRAG comes from the coding sequence ATGAGCATCCCTGCTTCCCCTCCTCGGTTTGCCGAGCTTCCGGACGGCGTGCCGCACGCCCCGGAAGCGCCCATTGATCCGGCCGTGCTGGCGCGCATGGCCACGGCATTTTTTTCTGCGTTGCCAGGGCAGTCTGCCAATCTTGATGGCGTAAGCGCGGCGCGTGGTCTGCCCGCAGCGCCCCCAGCGTCAGCGGCGGCCTTGTCATTGCCGCAGTCCGTGCCGCCCGGCGTGCAGGCTCCGCTTAATGTCGCACCTGCAGGTTCTCCCCTGGTCAGCCCGGCTGGCTTCGGGCCGAACGTGCCGGGTACGCCAATCCCGCAAGGGCAGATTCCGGGTAGCAACCTGCTGCCCGCGTCGCCAGCCCAGTTGCCCTCGCTGGCGCATCGCGCACCGGCATTGCTGCCACATGCGCCAGCCGGCAATGGCGTGCCGGATAATGTCTACAGCGCAGTCCCGGCTTACGAACCGCGCTTTGGCAGTGGCGTGACGGGCGTACCACCAGCCACATCGGTGCAGTCTTATCCCGCATCGCCCGAGACGCCGTACTACTTCCTGGACGGTTTCCACGGAGAACCTGGACGCAACCAATCGGCACCGGCTGCGCCAGGCAATGTGCTGGGTGGCACCGTGATTCGCGACGACTTGGTCAGCCAGGCATTGCGTGGCCCGATAGACTCGGTAGGCCCGCTCAGCCACGCGCAGCCGTCCTCGCGCGGCCTGCCCACCCAGAGCGTCGGGGCAGCAGGCGCGTCGGCCGAACCCAAGTACTACTTTGTCGACTCGGTGGTCTTGCCCAGTGGATACGTCACGCCGGCCAAGCCAGACCCGCGCGGCAATGTTCCGCAAGCCGGGCAAAGCCAGCGTCAGCCCTTCGATGTGAATGCCGTTCGGCGTGATTTCCCGGTGCTGCAGGAACGTGTGAACGGCCGTCAGCTGGTGTGGTTCGACAACGCCGCCACCACGCACAAGCCGCAGTCGGTGATCGACCGTATTGCCTACTTCTACGCGCACGAAAACTCCAACATCCACCGCGCCGCGCACGAACTGGCGGCACGGGCCACGGATGCCTATGAAGGTGCGCGCGAACGGGTCCGGCACTTCCTGAACGCCCCGGACGTGAACGAAGTCATCTTCGTGCGCGGCACCACCGAGGCCATCAACCTGGTGGCCAAAAGCTGGGGCGCGCAGCACGTGGGTGAAGGCGACGAGATCATCGTCTCCAACCTGGAGCACCACGCCAACATCGTGCCCTGGCAGCAGTTGGCAGCCGCGAAAGGTGCCCGTCTGCGCGTGATCCCGGTAGATGACTCCGGCCAGATCCTGCTGGACGAGTATCGCAAGCTGCTGAACGACCGCACCAAGATCGTGGCCGTCACGCAGGTTTCCAACGCGCTGGGTACGATCACCCCGATCAAGGAAATCGTCGAACTCGCGCATCGGGCGGGTGCCAAGACCTTGGTTGATGGCGCACAATCGGTGTCGCACATGCGGGTCGATGTGCAAGACCTGGGCACCGACTTCTTTGTGTTCTCCGGCCACAAGCTGTTCGGTCCCACCGGCATTGGCGTGGTCTGGGGCAAGCGCGAGGTCCTGGAAGACATGCCGCCCTGGCAAGGTGGCGGCAACATGATTGCTGACGTCACCTTCGAGAAAACCATCTTCCAACCCATTCCGAACAAGTTCGAAGCGGGCACGGGAAATATCGCAGACGCGGTGGGCTTGGGGGCGGCCATCGACTACATCAACCGACTTGGCATCGAGAACATCGGTCGCTACGAACACGACCTGCTGGTCTACGGCATGAAGCACCTGGCCGAGATCAAAGGCGTGCGCCTGGTGGGTACTGCAGCTGAAAAAGCCAGCGTGATGTCCTTTGTGCTGGCCGGCTACAGCACGGAAGACGTCGGTCAGGCGCTCAACAAGGAAGGCATTGCGGTGCGCACGGGGCACCATTGCGCACAGCCTATTCTTCGTCGTTTTGGCCTGGAGACCACGGTGCGACCTTCACTGGCGTTCTACAACACCTTTGAAGAAATAGACAGGTTGTTGGCGGTGGTACAGCGACTGTCGTTGCAGCGACGGGCGGGCTGA
- a CDS encoding family 2A encapsulin nanocompartment shell protein, which produces MTATVGGTVALGDNAARQLANATKTVPQLETISPRWLTHLLQWVPVEAGIYRLNKVKNPESIKVTCTAREAENQLPRTFVDYEENPREYFLNAVSTVLDVHTRISDLYSSPHDQIKEQLRLTIETIKENQESELINNPDYGLLAQVTEEQRIFPLTGAPTPDDLDELLTKVWKEPAFFLTHPLAIAAFGREATRRGTPPPTISLFGSQFITWRGIPLIPSNKVPVADGKTKIILLRVGDKRQGVVGLFQPGLPGEQSPGLSVRFMGINNHAIASYLISLYCSLAVLTTDALAVLDDVEIGKYHDYPDTYK; this is translated from the coding sequence ATGACTGCAACAGTAGGTGGGACCGTCGCACTGGGCGACAACGCGGCAAGACAGCTAGCCAACGCGACCAAGACCGTCCCTCAGTTGGAAACCATCAGCCCCCGTTGGCTGACCCACCTGCTGCAATGGGTGCCCGTTGAAGCCGGCATTTACCGCCTGAACAAGGTGAAGAACCCGGAAAGCATCAAGGTCACCTGCACCGCTCGCGAAGCCGAAAACCAGTTGCCGCGGACCTTCGTCGACTACGAAGAAAACCCACGCGAATACTTCCTGAATGCCGTCAGCACCGTGCTGGACGTACACACCCGCATCTCGGACCTGTACAGCAGCCCGCATGACCAGATCAAGGAACAGCTGCGCCTGACGATCGAGACGATCAAGGAAAATCAGGAAAGCGAGCTGATCAACAACCCGGACTACGGCCTGTTGGCGCAAGTCACCGAAGAACAGCGCATCTTCCCGCTGACCGGTGCCCCCACCCCTGACGATCTGGACGAACTGCTGACCAAGGTCTGGAAAGAACCCGCTTTCTTCCTGACGCACCCGCTGGCAATTGCTGCCTTCGGCCGCGAAGCCACGCGCCGTGGCACGCCGCCGCCGACCATCAGCTTGTTCGGTTCGCAATTCATCACCTGGCGCGGCATTCCGCTGATCCCGTCGAACAAGGTGCCGGTTGCCGATGGTAAGACCAAGATCATCTTGCTGCGCGTGGGCGACAAGCGCCAAGGCGTAGTGGGTCTGTTCCAGCCCGGCCTGCCCGGCGAACAAAGCCCGGGGCTGTCGGTGCGTTTCATGGGCATCAACAACCACGCCATCGCGTCCTATCTGATTTCGCTGTATTGCTCGCTGGCCGTATTGACCACCGACGCGCTGGCTGTGCTCGATGACGTGGAAATCGGCAAGTACCACGACTATCCCGACACCTATAAGTAA
- the epsC gene encoding serine O-acetyltransferase EpsC translates to MAHFDVDSVVQALDDIRRTWRDSQQRAREPGAREFPSREALSLITGKLKGALFPMRLGPLDMRHASENFYVGYTLDEALQGLLAQARLELQYVARHEPADQSEIERKALEAIRAFASALPDIRRLLDTDVLAAYQGDPAARSVDEVLLCYPGVLALIHHRLAHQLYILGLPLLARIVAELAHSETGIDIHPGAQIGAGFFIDHGTGVVIGETARIGRRVRVYQAVTLGAKRFPTDAEGHLEKGLPRHPIVEDDVVIYAGATILGRVTLGTGAIIGGNVWVTQSVAPGASVTQASLQSTPLRDTLAPASTALESA, encoded by the coding sequence ATGGCTCATTTTGATGTTGACAGCGTTGTTCAGGCCTTGGACGACATTCGCCGTACCTGGCGGGATTCCCAACAGCGTGCGCGTGAACCCGGCGCACGGGAATTTCCCTCGCGTGAAGCGCTTTCGCTGATCACCGGCAAGCTGAAAGGCGCGCTTTTTCCGATGCGCCTGGGGCCGCTGGACATGCGACACGCAAGCGAAAACTTCTACGTCGGCTATACGCTGGATGAAGCCTTGCAAGGTCTGCTAGCCCAGGCCCGGCTGGAACTGCAATACGTCGCTCGTCACGAGCCTGCGGACCAATCCGAGATCGAACGCAAGGCGCTGGAAGCCATACGCGCCTTTGCAAGCGCCCTGCCCGACATCCGTCGCCTGCTGGACACCGATGTACTGGCCGCCTACCAGGGGGACCCGGCCGCACGCAGCGTGGACGAAGTGCTGCTGTGCTATCCGGGTGTGCTTGCCCTGATTCATCACCGGCTGGCGCACCAACTCTACATTCTTGGCCTGCCACTGCTGGCGCGCATCGTAGCCGAGCTGGCGCATAGCGAAACCGGCATCGACATCCATCCAGGCGCGCAGATCGGCGCAGGATTTTTTATCGATCACGGCACCGGCGTGGTCATCGGTGAGACCGCGCGCATCGGGCGACGGGTGCGTGTCTATCAGGCTGTCACGCTGGGAGCCAAGCGCTTCCCTACGGACGCAGAAGGCCATCTGGAAAAAGGTCTGCCTCGCCACCCGATCGTTGAAGACGACGTGGTCATCTACGCGGGGGCCACCATTCTGGGCCGCGTGACACTGGGTACCGGTGCCATCATCGGCGGCAATGTGTGGGTCACACAAAGCGTGGCACCAGGTGCCAGCGTGACCCAGGCCAGCCTGCAAAGCACACCACTCAGGGACACACTTGCGCCCGCAAGCACAGCGCTGGAGTCGGCCTGA
- a CDS encoding rhodanese-like domain-containing protein — MSYEVSDIALPAALEQARAAASQANLAHAGGVTPPVAWQLSQAGQAVLVDVRTAEERKFVGHVPGTVHVPWATGTSLTRNPRFVRELEAKVAKEGGKDAVVLLLCRSGKRSALAAEAAEKAGFTHVFNVLEGFEGELDAEEHRGGQDGWRFHGLPWVQD, encoded by the coding sequence ATGAGTTACGAAGTATCCGACATTGCCCTGCCCGCAGCGCTGGAACAAGCTCGCGCAGCCGCATCACAAGCCAATCTTGCCCATGCCGGTGGCGTCACGCCGCCCGTGGCGTGGCAGCTTTCCCAAGCTGGCCAAGCCGTGCTTGTCGACGTCCGTACCGCCGAAGAACGCAAGTTCGTCGGTCACGTGCCGGGCACCGTTCACGTGCCCTGGGCCACCGGCACCAGCCTGACCCGCAATCCACGTTTCGTGCGCGAACTGGAAGCCAAGGTCGCGAAGGAAGGCGGCAAGGACGCCGTCGTCTTGCTGCTGTGCCGCAGCGGTAAACGATCTGCGCTGGCTGCCGAAGCCGCTGAAAAAGCTGGCTTTACCCACGTATTCAATGTGCTGGAAGGCTTCGAGGGTGAACTCGATGCCGAAGAGCACCGTGGCGGCCAGGATGGCTGGCGCTTCCACGGCCTGCCCTGGGTGCAGGACTGA
- a CDS encoding nuclear transport factor 2 family protein, with translation MSASPSNVEIIRAHYAASAARDLDAMMANVSPQVRWTEMQGFPCAGTWIGPTAVVENVFSVLGRDWENYRFELQTLIDGGEQIVGVGSYHGVYRATGKAMQARVTHIWTLQDGVVVAFEQFTDTLLVRQAMTGTE, from the coding sequence GTGAGTGCCTCGCCAAGCAACGTCGAGATCATCCGCGCGCATTACGCCGCATCGGCAGCGCGCGATCTCGACGCGATGATGGCCAATGTGTCGCCGCAGGTGCGCTGGACGGAGATGCAAGGCTTTCCGTGTGCAGGGACGTGGATCGGGCCCACGGCCGTTGTCGAAAACGTGTTTTCGGTACTGGGCCGGGACTGGGAAAATTACCGTTTCGAGCTGCAGACCTTGATCGATGGCGGTGAGCAGATCGTAGGAGTAGGCAGCTATCACGGGGTGTATCGTGCGACCGGGAAAGCCATGCAGGCACGCGTGACCCACATCTGGACATTGCAGGATGGGGTCGTGGTGGCCTTCGAGCAGTTCACCGACACGCTGCTAGTTCGTCAGGCAATGACGGGCACAGAATAA
- a CDS encoding DsbA family protein — protein MNQVRLHYVYDPLCGWCYGAAPLIDVACSLAPTQAHAGGLMVGSGRRPVTPELRNFVTPHDARIARLSGQAFGEAYRNGLLCDEGAVFDSEPPITAVLAADQIAGAGLTLLARVQTAHYVEGRRISDPHVLRELAADIGLDVSQFDHAFEQIAGDATQAHMASARAFMKQTGAYGFPALVLERDGVFSALDITAYFGQPEAWRDWLSQQINATAELASDHVRNTVQGCVQ, from the coding sequence ATGAACCAAGTCAGACTGCATTATGTGTACGACCCGTTGTGCGGCTGGTGTTACGGTGCCGCGCCACTGATTGATGTGGCGTGCAGCCTCGCACCGACTCAAGCCCATGCAGGTGGCTTGATGGTTGGCAGCGGACGGCGTCCGGTCACCCCCGAATTGCGCAACTTCGTCACTCCGCACGATGCCCGCATCGCGCGCCTGAGCGGACAAGCCTTTGGCGAGGCCTATCGCAATGGATTGCTGTGTGACGAAGGTGCAGTGTTCGATTCCGAGCCGCCCATTACGGCAGTCCTGGCAGCAGACCAGATTGCTGGTGCTGGGCTGACATTGCTGGCGCGCGTGCAAACCGCCCACTATGTCGAAGGCAGGCGCATTTCCGATCCGCACGTGCTGCGCGAGCTTGCTGCAGATATCGGGCTTGATGTCTCGCAGTTCGATCATGCGTTCGAACAAATTGCAGGGGATGCCACGCAAGCGCACATGGCCAGCGCCCGTGCGTTCATGAAGCAGACCGGTGCCTACGGATTCCCAGCCTTGGTGCTGGAGCGTGATGGCGTCTTTTCCGCGCTGGATATCACGGCGTATTTCGGCCAGCCGGAAGCCTGGCGCGATTGGCTCAGTCAGCAGATCAATGCCACCGCTGAGCTCGCATCCGATCACGTCAGAAATACCGTTCAAGGATGTGTCCAGTGA
- a CDS encoding MBL fold metallo-hydrolase gives MTFTAKTLARLIAPFALTLGVVADGAAQTAPLNVQVYNADANSFHMNAVLVSGKTDAVLLDTGFTRADALRIVAMVLDSKKTLKTIYISQPDPDFYFGIEVLKQYFPDAQVVTTAPTLKKIEATLATKLQVWGPRMGANAPKSVPLPTVLEGDSITLEGEKLEIKGLEAQPHRSYVWIPSIKTIAGGVNVFGGLHLWTADAQSAQERADWNKKLSDMIALQPARVIPGHSLPGVKQDVSQVQWTQTYLARFETELPKAANSGELISTLKAAYPDAGLLIALDIGAKVNKGEMKW, from the coding sequence ATGACTTTCACCGCCAAAACCCTTGCCCGCCTGATCGCGCCGTTTGCACTGACCCTTGGCGTTGTCGCCGACGGCGCTGCGCAAACCGCGCCGCTGAATGTGCAGGTCTACAACGCCGATGCAAACAGCTTCCACATGAACGCCGTGCTGGTGTCGGGCAAGACCGACGCCGTGCTGCTGGACACCGGTTTCACCCGCGCCGATGCGCTGCGCATCGTGGCCATGGTGCTGGACAGCAAGAAGACCTTGAAAACCATCTACATCAGCCAACCCGACCCCGATTTCTACTTTGGCATCGAAGTGCTGAAGCAGTATTTCCCCGACGCTCAGGTGGTCACGACGGCCCCGACGCTGAAGAAGATCGAAGCCACCCTGGCGACCAAGCTGCAGGTCTGGGGACCGCGCATGGGTGCCAATGCCCCGAAGTCCGTGCCGCTGCCCACCGTGCTGGAAGGCGACAGCATCACGCTTGAAGGCGAGAAGCTTGAGATCAAGGGCCTGGAAGCCCAGCCGCATCGCAGCTATGTCTGGATTCCGTCGATCAAGACGATTGCCGGCGGCGTGAATGTGTTTGGTGGCCTGCACCTGTGGACCGCCGACGCACAAAGCGCGCAGGAACGTGCCGACTGGAACAAGAAGCTGAGCGACATGATCGCCCTGCAACCGGCCCGCGTGATCCCAGGCCACAGCCTGCCGGGCGTCAAGCAAGACGTGTCGCAAGTGCAATGGACCCAGACCTACCTGGCCCGTTTCGAGACTGAACTGCCGAAGGCGGCAAACAGCGGCGAGCTGATCAGCACCTTGAAAGCCGCCTACCCGGACGCCGGTCTGCTGATCGCACTCGACATCGGTGCCAAGGTGAACAAGGGCGAAATGAAGTGGTAA